The stretch of DNA AGAAGATTTATCAAATTTGATTTTATGTGTTCCAGGAATAAATTCTAAAAGACCATTTTCTAAAAACTCATCTCCTAAACTTAACCAAACTGATACTAAATCATCATTTTCAAAATGCCAATATCTTCTATCTTGGTGCCAGTAAGTTCTTGTACTTTCATGGGGAAGTTTAGTCATGATTGAGTTGTGGTGAGCTAAAGTTAAAACAGGAGTATCATTTAAAACTTGTTTTAAAATTGGTCTTATCTCTTTATTTGTCATCCACTCTTGAAATACTTCTTCTCTATCATATACTTGTCTTAATCTTCTAACTGTGATTTTATCTTCATCAAGGCTCATATACTCTTGTTCTGTTTCTATTGGAGCTTGTTTTTTTGTAAGATGTTCTTTTGCTTTTTCTAAAATTTTATCGCATAATTCATTGTCAGCAAAATTTTTTATTATTAAAAATCCGTCACGATTAAATTGCTCTAATTGTTCTTTTGATAATTCCATTGATAGCTTTCTTATAAATTTTTCGTATTATACATCAAAATCGATTTCTATTTTATTATCTAAATATTTACTATAATAAAATCTTATATTAATATTATAATTTTTTATTATCTATTAAGCCATTAAGTTTTATACTTAGCTTCTCTAGATTTAGAGAAAAATTATTTAGGAGAAATGATGAAAAAACTAGTTTTATTAGTAGGTATTTGTTTATCATTACTTGTAACAAACTCTTTTGCAAGTGATAAAAAAGGATTAAATGTTGTTTTAACTGCTTCAGATGCACAAACTCAACAAATGGCAATGGCTTTATCTATGATGACTTTAAAGCAAGGAAAAGAAGTAAATATGACTCTTTGTTCAAGTGCAGGGGATTTAGCTGTTAAGGGTATGAAAAGTGAAATTTTAAAGCCTATGAATAAAAGTCCAAAAATGATGATGAAAGCTATCATGAAAAAAGGTGCGAAAGTAGAAGTTTGTCCTTTATATTTACCAAATGCAGGGAAAGATGAATCTGTATTAATAAAAGGAATCACTGTTGCAAAACCACCAAAAGTTGCAGCACAACTTTTAAATGATGATTTTACAACATTAAGTTACTAAGACTTAAATATTTTATGGGTGAACAGCCTTTAGGGCTTCACCTATAGAAGTAATAGTTCTAACAGTAGTAACGCCAGCTCTTTCTAAAGCTGCATATTTCTCATCTGCTGTTCCTTTACTTCCATCAATAATTGCTCCTGCGTGTCCCATTCTTTTACCCTTTGGAGCGGTAACTCCTGCGATATAAGAAACAACAGGTTTTGTAATATTTGATTTGATAAACTCAGCAGCAGCTTCTTCTTTAGCTCCACCAATTTCACCAATCATTACAATTGCTTTAGTCTCTGGGTCATTTTCAAATCTTTGTAAGATATCAATAAAGTCACTTCCTGGAACAGGATCTCCACCAATACCTACACAAGTACTTTGACCAAATCCTGCATTTGTAGATTGATTAACTGCTTCATATGTTAAAGTACCAGACCTAGATACAATTCCAACACTTCCTGGCTTATGAATTGATTCTGGCATAATTCCCATTTTACATTGACCTGGAGTGATAATTCCTGGGCAGTTTGGACCAATAAGAGTTGAACCATTTAAATCAACTGCTGCTTTTACATCAAGCATATCAATTGTTGGAATACCTTCTGTGATACAAACAATTGTTTCAATACCATTTTCACTTGCTTCAATAATCGCATCTTTACAAAATGGAGCTGGAACATAGATAATAGAAGCATTTGCTCCTGTTAATCTTTTAGCACACTCTACTGTGTTATAAATTGGTAAGTCTAAGTGAGTTTGTCCTCTTTTACCTGGAACTACACCACTAACTACTGTTGTTCCATATGCAATTGCACGTCCTGTATGGAAACTTGCTTGTGCACCTGTTAGACCTTGAACTAATACTTTTGTATTTTTATCAATTAAAATTGCCATTAGTTCGCCCCTTGTGCTAGTTCAATAATTTTTTGTGCAGCTTTATCTAAGTCCGCTTCTTCATAAATTTCAATGTCAGAGTTTTTGATTAGTTCTAATCCCTCTTTAGCATTAGTTCCTTCAAGTCTTACTACAATAGGTACTGTTATTTCCATTTTTTGAGCAGCTGCTATAATACCTGAAGCTATGATGTCACATCTTACAATACCACCAAAGATATTTACTAAAATACCATCTACTTTTTCATCTGAAAGAATAATTTCAAAGGCTTCAATAACTCTACCTTCATTTACACTTCCACCTACATCTAAGAAGTTTGCAGGATCTCCACCGTGAGTTTTAATTAAATCCATAGTAGCCATTGCAAGACCTGCACCATTTACCATACAACCAATGTTTCCATCTAAGCTTACATAGTTAAGGTCTAGTTTTTCTGCTTTTAATTCTCTAGCGTCTTCTTGAGATTCATCTCTAATCTCATTCATTTTAGGCTGTCTGTAAAGAGCTGAGTTATCTACTTGAATCTTTCCATCAAGACATACTAAGTAACCTTGTTTTGTAACAACTAAAGGATTTACTTCTACAAGTGATAAGTCATTTTCAATAAACATTTTATACATTTTTTGCATTAAATCAATCATTTGTGCAGAAAGAGTTCTATCAAGTTTTAAGTCATCACAAATTTGTCTACACTGAGCAGGCATAATTCCTACAACTGGGTTAATAGGATTTCTTAAAATTTTTTCAGGTGATTTTTCTGCTACTTCTTCGATTTCCATACCACCTTCACTTGAAGTGATAATCATAATTCTTTGAGTAGTTCTATCAACTGCAAAAGCTAGATATATTTCATCTACAACCTCACAAGGCTCTTCAATAAAAATAGAGTTTACTGCTTGCCCCTCTTTTGTTGTTTGGTGAGTTACTAATCTACTTCCAAGTAATCTTCTAACTTCGTCATTTGCTTCTGTTTTTGATTCAGCAACAACAACTCCGCCAGCTTTTCCTCTTCCACCTGCGTGAACTTGGGCTTTAATTACCCATCTGTCTTCACCAATAGTTCTTAAAATATCATCTAATTGTGAAGGGTGAGTAAGTAGTTTCCCTTTTGTAGTTGGAATATCATATTTTCTGTAAAGGTTTTTTGCTTGATATTCATGAAGATTCATAAAGTTCCTTTTAAAGTGGTTCCACTTTTATTAGGAACCTATTATTTAATCTTATAAAATGTTTTAAAATAAAAACTTATATCAAAACTATGTTGTAATAGTGCTTAAGCTCAATAATATCTAACCAAAAATCAATGCAATTGATAGTATCATATTTATAAATATAAAGGATTTTTATGGCTTATTATTCATCATTTGGTGCAGCTCAAGGAGTAACAGGTTCTTGTCATCTTCTTGAAATAGGATATTTAAAGATTTTGGTTGATTGTGGACTTTTTCAAGGTAGAGATGAAGAGTTAAATATAGAAGAGTTTCCTTTTGACCCTAGTGAAATAGATTATGTAATTGTTACCCATGCACATTTAGATCATATAGGAAGGTTGCCATTACTTGTAAAAGAAGGTTTTAGTAAAAAAATCATTTCTACAAAAGCAACTTATGAAATAGCAAAATTGATGCTAGCAAATGCAGCTGGAATTATTCAAGAGAGTAAAAATCCAATTTATAATGAAAATGACGTAGAACCAACTTTAAAATTTTTTGGAACTTTTTTAGAGTATGGTGAGAGCATGAATTTAACTGATGATATAAAAATCTCTTTTAAAAATGCAGGGCATATCTTAGGTTCAGCTAGTTTAAAAATTGAGTATAAAGAAGATGGTATGGATAAGAGTGCTATTTTCTCCGGGGATTTAGGACAACATTCAAGAATAATAACTTCACCTTTACAAGCTTGGGAAAAAGGTAATTATATATTTTTAGAATCAACTTATGGGGATAGACTTCATGAGGATTTAACTATCTCAATAAATAGTTTTAAAGAGAATATTTTAAATACTATAAAAAAAGGTGGGGTTGTACTTCTTCCTTCTTTTGCTTTAGAAAGAACTCAAGAGATATTGTACTTATTAAAGCAGATGAGTGAAGAGGGATTATTATCAAATATTCCTGTTTACTTAGATGCTCCACTTGCAATAAATGTTACTAAGGTATTTAAGAAGTTTCCACACTTAATGAATGATGAAATAAAAGCAGTCTTCGAAGCTGGTCAAGACCCATTTAATTTTAAAGAGTTAATTACTACTTCATTAAAAGAAGAATCAATTGCTATAAATGAAGTTGCAGCTCCTAAGATAATAATTGCAGGTTCTGGGATGTGTGAAGGTGGAAGAATAAAATATCATTTAGTAAGATATTTGCAAAATCCATTAAATAAAGTAATCTTTGTAGGCTTTCAAGTTCCTGGAACTTTAGGAAATAAAATATCTACAATGTACAATAAAACTATTAAAATAGATGACTCTTATATTGATGTAAAAGCAGATATTGAGATTATAAATGGCTTTTCTGCTCATGCAGACCAAAGTGATTTAATTAATTTTGTAAAAAATTTAGAAGATATTTATTGTATTTATTTAATTCATGGTGATGAACAAAAACTGAAAATATTCAAAGAAAAAATAAATGATGAATTAGAAAGTAAAGTGCATATTGTAAAAAAGAAAGAGAGAATTTATATTTAAAAGAGGATTTCCTCTTTTAAATACTAATGATTATAATACTGGTGATTTAATAACCATCATTTTTTGGTTTTGCATTTCATTCATAGAATCAGGAATTCCACCTAATCCAAGTCCTGAAGTTTTTGCACCACCAAATGGCATCCAGTCAACTCTAAATGCAGTGTGGTCATTTACCATTACAGTAGTACCATTTAATCTTTTAACTGCTTTTAAAGCTGTATCAATATTTTTAGTAAATACTGCTGCTTGGAATGAAACATCAAGAGAGTTTGCTCTTGCAATTGCTTCATCAATATTTGAGTAAGAGTAAACAATTACTACTGGTCCAAATACTTCTTTAGTAGATACTAAAGCATCATCAGCAGGGTTTAAAATTACTGTTGGCTCATAACAAGAATCAGAGATTCTTTTACCACCAGTTAAAATTTTTCCACCTTTTTCTACTGCTTCATTAACCCACTCTTCAACTCTATTTACTTCGTTGTTATTAATAAGTGGACCAACTTCAGTTTTAGGGTCTAATTGATCACCTACAACTAATTTAGAAGCATAGTCAGTTAATTTTGAAGCTACTTCATCAACAATTGATTCATGTACATAAACTCTTTGTACTGATACACAAACTTGACCAGCGTGGTAGAAACCACCTTTTCCTAAGTCTGGAATCATAGCATCGATATCTGCATCTGGCTCAACGATAACTGGTGCAACTCCACCATGCTCTAATGCAGCTCTAGTTCCTGGGCTTGACTTAGAGTTTAAGTACCAACCAACAGGTCCTGAACCAATAAATGTAAAGAATGCAGTTTTAGGAGAAGTAACTAATAATTCTCCTCCTTGTCTATCACAAACTACAGCTTGTGCCCAACCATCAGGAAGACCAGCTTCTTTTAGTAATTCTACTAATCTAACTGCTGACATTGGAGTTTGAGTTGCAGGTCTGATAATTACAGGGCATCCAACAGCTAGTGCTGGAATTACTTGGTGAACTGCTAAGTTAAATGGGTGGTTGAATGCTGAAATTGCAGCAACTACACCAATAGGTTCTTTCATTGTATAAGCCATTCTGTTTGCACTTGATGCAGTGTGACCCATAGCAATTTCTTGACCTTCTTGAACTGCAAGTTGCTCAATTGCAATTTTTACACCATTGATAGCTCTTTGAATCTCAACTTTAGAGTCCATGTATGGTTTTCCACCTTCAGAAGCACAAAGAATAGTTAATTCTTCTACTTGTGAAGACATGATTTCCATTAGGTTTTCTAAGATTTCAATTCTCTTATACTTTGGAAGCCAGTTATCAACGTCTAAAAATTTATCATATGCAACGTCGATTGCTTTTTCTACACCTTCTACACTTGTAAAAGGTACAGTTCCAACTACTTTTCCGTCAAATGGTGATGTTACTTCAATTGTACTCATTTATATCCTTTACTTTGGTTTTGTTTGTATTATACCATACAAGTTTTATTTGCTAATAAGTCATTTAAAATTGAATGATTTAATGAATAATCAACTGCTAAGTCGATTAAGTGTACACCTTTAGAGTTTACACATTTTTCTAATGTTTCTTCAAACTCTTCACAAGATTCTGGTCTATAACCTTTAGCACCAAATGATTCTGCAAATTTAACAAAATCAGGGTTACCTAAATCAAGTCCGAAAGTATCGAATCCCATACCTGTTTGTTTCCATTTAATCATTCCATATGCGTTGTCATTTAGAATAATTACAGTTAAATCAAGTCCAAGTCTTACAGCTGTTTCCATCTCTTGGTCATTCATCATGAATCCACCATCACCACAAACTGCAACAACTTTAGAATCAGGATTTACCATTTTAGCTGCCATACCAGAAGGAAGTCCAGCACCCATAGTAGCAAGAGCATTATCTAATAATAGAGTGTTAGGCTTAGCACATCTATAGTTTCTTGCAAACCAGATTTTATAAACACCATTGTCAAGTGTTACGATATCATCATCACTTGTTAAAGTTTGTCTAATAGTTCTAACTGCTCTTTGTGGTAAGATTGGGAATCTTGTATCACCAAAGTATTTAGAAAGTCTATTTCTGATTTCATCTGCTAATCTTACATAGTAATCAAAGTCCCAGTGCTCTTGTTTAGAAATAGCATTTGTGATTTTTTCTATACTTGATGAGATATCACCAACAACATCTAATTGTGGGAAATAAGTATCATCTACTTCTGATGGGAAGAAGTTTACGTGTAATACTTTAGTAGCTCCTTCTTCATTTTCCATAAAGAATGGTGGCTTTTCAATTACATCATGACCAACATTGATAATTAAGTCAGCTCTTTCAATTGCACAGTGAATAAAGTCATCTTTAGATAATGCAGCAGTTGATAAACATAATTTGTGGTTTTCATCAACAACACCTTTACCCATTTGAGTAGAGAAGAAAGGAATTCCAGTTTCATTAACGAATTCAGTTAATGCAGTAGAAATTTCATCTCTATTTGCAGCATTACCAATACATAATAATGGTCTTTTTGCTTTTTCAATCATTTTAACTGCGTCAGCAATAGCTTTTTTATGAGCAGTTGGGTATTGGAACTCTTGAACTGGATAGATGTTATCATCAATATCTTCTTCAGCAGAAATATCTTCAGGGAACTCAATGTGAACTGCACCTGGTCTTTCAGTAGTTGCAATTTTAAATGCTTCTCTTACAACTGAAGGAACATTGTTACCATTAACAATTTGCTTAGCATATTTTGTCATTGGTCTCATCATTCTAACGATATCAATAATTTGGAATCTACCTTGCTTAGATTTTTTAATTGGTTTTTGACCAGTAATCATAAGCATTGGCATAGCACCTAATTGTGCATATGCAGCAGCAGTAGCGAAGTTAGTAGCACCAGGCCCTAAAGTTGATACACATACACCAACTTTTCCAGTTAATCTACCATAAGTAGCAGCCATGAAACCTGCACCTTGCTCGTGTCTAGTTAAGATTAATTTGATTTTGTCTGATTTTCTTAGTGCTTCTAGTAAGTCTAGATTCTCTTCTCCAGGAATACCAAATATGTACTCAACACCTTCATTTTCTAACGCCTTAATAAATAAATCTGATGCGTTCATCTTATCTCCAATTTTTTTAATTAAATATTTATGAAAGTTTCCCACATTTTGATTTAAACAGTTGTTAATCATTATGATTATTTCTTAAGTTTCACATTTTTTTTTATAAGTGCGAATATTCGACACAATCGTTTCTGTATTATTATAATAAGTTTAAAGAAAGAGATTAGAGTAGTATTATAATTCTTTGGAGGAAAAAGCCTAAAAAGATGAGATATTAAATCTCACCTTTAATGCTTTTAAGGTCTTCTATCTTGTTTAAGTAATTGGCTTTTTTAGAGCTTACGAACTCAATTCTATCTTCATTGATTTCTAAATATTGATTTTTTGAATATTGGATGATTTTATAAAGATAGTTTCTTTTTGAAGTTAAGAAATCTTCAATTTTTTCAAATCCAAAATTTGCTTTTAGTTTTGTAAGAATTTCATCTTCCCTTGGATGATATACATTAAATCTTGCAGGTTCTTTTTCATATAAAGCAACTGATTCTGCAATTTGCTGTTCAAAGTGTGCAATTGTAGCTTGTGTAGTTTGAATATATGAGTAAGATAAAGCTCCATTAAAGTATGCGAATTTTTTTCTTAAAGCTGAAATATTTTCTAAAATTGCACGGTGGAAAGACCTTAATACATTTTCATAAACTTTAGCTGCAAAGTGTCTAGTTGTTGAAAACTCTGAGTCTGAAGCAATCTCTCTATGCTTTTTTATAAGTTCATATGGTTCTTGCCATCTATGAATTCTTTGTTTAATCTCTCTATAAACATTTCTAAATGCTTCATCACTTGCTAACTCAACTTCTTTTAACTGTTTGATTGCTCTTTTAAACATTTTATCAATTGTTTGGTCATCATAGAAAAGGTTTTTATAAACATTATCACTATCAATCCAATATGTTTCATACTCAATTTTTTCAAAGGAGTCTTTATTTAAAAAACCACCTTTTTCTTCATATCTATATGCTTTTTGTTTTTTGATATTTTTAAATGTTTCATGGGCCATTTTTTCCATAATTGATTCAAGTGAGTTGTAGATTGTAAATAACTCTTTTGAATAAGTTTTATGAATGTTTTCAAAGGCATCAAGAATATCAGTTTCTGCTTCTTTTAAAATCTCACATAAAGAGTCATAAACACCAATAATAGTCTCATACTCTTTTACTAAAATATCGCAGATACCTTTTAAATCTTTTTTAATAGCATACTCTTTAGCTTCAGCTGCTTGGGGTCTAATAGTATTTTCAATAAAATCAAGAACCTCTTGAATATTTGATTCTTCAAGTAGTTTTGTATTATCTGTATTATCAACAGCATTGATTTTATCAATAGCTTCTTGGTATTTGTTAAACTCTTCTTCAAAGCTTTTTAGAGTTTGAATTCGGCTCTCTTTTAAGTCTTTTTTGAAGTTTTCTATTAGCTTTTCTTGTTGTGTTTCTACTAAAATATCTTTGTGTGCAGCTCTTGATTCAAGTGCCATTTTAGCTGAGATTGGAGTAACTTGTGCAAAGTATTTAGAGAATTTATCTTTAATATAGTTTGTCGTAGTTTCAATTTGCTCTTGGCTAAATTTATCTTTTTGATTAAGTACACAAAGAGATTTATTTTTAAAGTGCTCCATATACTCTTCAAGTACTTCTGCTTCAGACATTTTCCCTGCATTATCAATAAGTGTAAGCCAAATAATTCCACCAACATCTCTTAATACTCTTCTTGTGGTATCTGTATCACTTTGAGATTGAGAGTTTAGACCTGGAGTATCAACAAAAGAGATGTCTTTTAAGATATCCATTGGAGCATAAAGAGTTAGATATTTGATATCTGCCATTTCATGTTGTCTTTGGTCTGTAAAGTCTGCAATTGACTCAATAGGAGCATATTCATGAGCTCCTGAGTAGTAAGTGATTTTTAATTTATACTCATCACCATAATTAATAAAGTTTACTTTAGAAGTAACAGGAGTGATACCTGTAGGTAAAATATTTCTTGAAAGTAGGGCATTTAAAAATGTTGATTTACCAGAAGAGAATTGTCCAGTAATAGCAACTTCCATTGGATATCTTGATCTTCTAATTTGCTTATCTAAAATACTTTTTAATTGAATAGACGGGTGAAACTTTTCATCTAAAAGTCTATCTTTAACTTTTTTTATATCACCAACTAGACCTTCTTCATATTCAATCTCAACTGATTTATTATATGTATCATTGAACTCTTTTACAAAACTACTTAATATACTCATTATTTAAGTCCTTTGTTTATAGCATCTAGCTTTTTGATTTTCTTGTGAATTTCAATTGTTAATTCATCTTTATTAGCTTCATTCTCTTCAAAGTTAGCAATTCTATCTTGAAGTGATTTTTCATCTTTTTTTAATTTGTGTTCAAATACTTTTAGAGGTTCTTCAATTTGTGCAAAGAAGTTCTCAATTAGTGTTTGAGATACATCTTTTGCTTTATGAAGAATATTTGTTTCAATTGAAGAAAACTCTTCTTTTATAAATGATTCAATACTACTGTTTAAGTCATTTAATTTATTTGCTTTACTTTTTGAAACTTCATTTGTGATTTTTGAAACTAAAACTTCATTTGAAGAAGTTAAAAAACCAGCTTTAAAGTCATCTTGGAAAAAGCCTCTTGCATCAAAGTTATCATTTTTGTGACCAATTACAAAACCTAAGTCTTGATATTTTTGCTCACAAACTTCACCAATACTTTGAGATTTTTTGATAAATTTATATCTATAATCTCTGATAATATCAATAATCCCATCTTTAATTGCAGTTTCAACTATTGTTTTCACCCTTGAACTTGGAGGTCTTTTTTTAGTCTTTTCAAAAGAGTATTTAACATCATTGTAGACTCTTTGTCTAATTACATTTTGAAGCTCTATTAGTTCAGTATTTAAAAAAGTTTCTAAAGTTTCTAAATATGATTTTGCATCATTTTTATATAAAGATATATCCTCTTTTAAACTTGTAAATATTCTTTTATTTGTGTCTTTTTTCTGATTAAACTCTTCTAGGTCAGCTTCAAGTTCTTCTTTTGATTTTGAAAGTAATACTAGTTCATAATTAAAAGATTTAATCTCTTTTTCTATTGTTTTTTGAACTTGTGATTTAGCACTTTTTATAATAAGTTCTGATTTATTTGAACCAGTTCCAAATAGTGTTTCATGCAGATAATTTTCAATCTCTAAAATACCAGTATCTTCAATATTATAACCAGCATCTATTGCTTCTTGTGCTCTTCCTGTTCTATGAAGTAGAGCCATTTTCCCTGAGATAGGAATAAATTTAATACTATTTAAAATATAGTCTAGCTTACTATCTTTATTTTGAGCTCTTAGTTGATTCTCAATAGAAGTTTTTGTGTAGTTAATAACTTCTTCAAGTTGTTCTTTAGAAACTGTATCAGCTCTTGTTATTACAACTAATAGTTTTGTAACATTTTGGTAAAGTAGTGCATCAATAATAAACTCAACATCTTTTAAAGTAGCACTTTGAGATACGTTCATAAGGTGAAGCATTAAGTCACATTGAGATAAATACTCTTTTGTAATCTCTTCCCTTTGAATAACTGGGTCATCTAATCCTGGAGTATCAACAATTTCAATACCTTCTTTTAAAAAGTCTAAGT from Arcobacter sp. F155 encodes:
- a CDS encoding phytanoyl-CoA dioxygenase family protein, coding for MELSKEQLEQFNRDGFLIIKNFADNELCDKILEKAKEHLTKKQAPIETEQEYMSLDEDKITVRRLRQVYDREEVFQEWMTNKEIRPILKQVLNDTPVLTLAHHNSIMTKLPHESTRTYWHQDRRYWHFENDDLVSVWLSLGDEFLENGLLEFIPGTHKIKFDKSSFDEVDNFIDENEENQKIIEKRTHQNLSKGDIVLFHCKTLHHASKNVTDSAKISFVYTVRAQNNKPLENTRSDYKEIVLD
- the sucD gene encoding succinate--CoA ligase subunit alpha, producing the protein MAILIDKNTKVLVQGLTGAQASFHTGRAIAYGTTVVSGVVPGKRGQTHLDLPIYNTVECAKRLTGANASIIYVPAPFCKDAIIEASENGIETIVCITEGIPTIDMLDVKAAVDLNGSTLIGPNCPGIITPGQCKMGIMPESIHKPGSVGIVSRSGTLTYEAVNQSTNAGFGQSTCVGIGGDPVPGSDFIDILQRFENDPETKAIVMIGEIGGAKEEAAAEFIKSNITKPVVSYIAGVTAPKGKRMGHAGAIIDGSKGTADEKYAALERAGVTTVRTITSIGEALKAVHP
- the sucC gene encoding ADP-forming succinate--CoA ligase subunit beta, with the protein product MNLHEYQAKNLYRKYDIPTTKGKLLTHPSQLDDILRTIGEDRWVIKAQVHAGGRGKAGGVVVAESKTEANDEVRRLLGSRLVTHQTTKEGQAVNSIFIEEPCEVVDEIYLAFAVDRTTQRIMIITSSEGGMEIEEVAEKSPEKILRNPINPVVGIMPAQCRQICDDLKLDRTLSAQMIDLMQKMYKMFIENDLSLVEVNPLVVTKQGYLVCLDGKIQVDNSALYRQPKMNEIRDESQEDARELKAEKLDLNYVSLDGNIGCMVNGAGLAMATMDLIKTHGGDPANFLDVGGSVNEGRVIEAFEIILSDEKVDGILVNIFGGIVRCDIIASGIIAAAQKMEITVPIVVRLEGTNAKEGLELIKNSDIEIYEEADLDKAAQKIIELAQGAN
- a CDS encoding MBL fold metallo-hydrolase RNA specificity domain-containing protein, whose translation is MAYYSSFGAAQGVTGSCHLLEIGYLKILVDCGLFQGRDEELNIEEFPFDPSEIDYVIVTHAHLDHIGRLPLLVKEGFSKKIISTKATYEIAKLMLANAAGIIQESKNPIYNENDVEPTLKFFGTFLEYGESMNLTDDIKISFKNAGHILGSASLKIEYKEDGMDKSAIFSGDLGQHSRIITSPLQAWEKGNYIFLESTYGDRLHEDLTISINSFKENILNTIKKGGVVLLPSFALERTQEILYLLKQMSEEGLLSNIPVYLDAPLAINVTKVFKKFPHLMNDEIKAVFEAGQDPFNFKELITTSLKEESIAINEVAAPKIIIAGSGMCEGGRIKYHLVRYLQNPLNKVIFVGFQVPGTLGNKISTMYNKTIKIDDSYIDVKADIEIINGFSAHADQSDLINFVKNLEDIYCIYLIHGDEQKLKIFKEKINDELESKVHIVKKKERIYI
- a CDS encoding aldehyde dehydrogenase family protein, whose amino-acid sequence is MSTIEVTSPFDGKVVGTVPFTSVEGVEKAIDVAYDKFLDVDNWLPKYKRIEILENLMEIMSSQVEELTILCASEGGKPYMDSKVEIQRAINGVKIAIEQLAVQEGQEIAMGHTASSANRMAYTMKEPIGVVAAISAFNHPFNLAVHQVIPALAVGCPVIIRPATQTPMSAVRLVELLKEAGLPDGWAQAVVCDRQGGELLVTSPKTAFFTFIGSGPVGWYLNSKSSPGTRAALEHGGVAPVIVEPDADIDAMIPDLGKGGFYHAGQVCVSVQRVYVHESIVDEVASKLTDYASKLVVGDQLDPKTEVGPLINNNEVNRVEEWVNEAVEKGGKILTGGKRISDSCYEPTVILNPADDALVSTKEVFGPVVIVYSYSNIDEAIARANSLDVSFQAAVFTKNIDTALKAVKRLNGTTVMVNDHTAFRVDWMPFGGAKTSGLGLGGIPDSMNEMQNQKMMVIKSPVL
- a CDS encoding acetolactate synthase large subunit, which codes for MNASDLFIKALENEGVEYIFGIPGEENLDLLEALRKSDKIKLILTRHEQGAGFMAATYGRLTGKVGVCVSTLGPGATNFATAAAYAQLGAMPMLMITGQKPIKKSKQGRFQIIDIVRMMRPMTKYAKQIVNGNNVPSVVREAFKIATTERPGAVHIEFPEDISAEEDIDDNIYPVQEFQYPTAHKKAIADAVKMIEKAKRPLLCIGNAANRDEISTALTEFVNETGIPFFSTQMGKGVVDENHKLCLSTAALSKDDFIHCAIERADLIINVGHDVIEKPPFFMENEEGATKVLHVNFFPSEVDDTYFPQLDVVGDISSSIEKITNAISKQEHWDFDYYVRLADEIRNRLSKYFGDTRFPILPQRAVRTIRQTLTSDDDIVTLDNGVYKIWFARNYRCAKPNTLLLDNALATMGAGLPSGMAAKMVNPDSKVVAVCGDGGFMMNDQEMETAVRLGLDLTVIILNDNAYGMIKWKQTGMGFDTFGLDLGNPDFVKFAESFGAKGYRPESCEEFEETLEKCVNSKGVHLIDLAVDYSLNHSILNDLLANKTCMV
- a CDS encoding dynamin family protein, yielding MSILSSFVKEFNDTYNKSVEIEYEEGLVGDIKKVKDRLLDEKFHPSIQLKSILDKQIRRSRYPMEVAITGQFSSGKSTFLNALLSRNILPTGITPVTSKVNFINYGDEYKLKITYYSGAHEYAPIESIADFTDQRQHEMADIKYLTLYAPMDILKDISFVDTPGLNSQSQSDTDTTRRVLRDVGGIIWLTLIDNAGKMSEAEVLEEYMEHFKNKSLCVLNQKDKFSQEQIETTTNYIKDKFSKYFAQVTPISAKMALESRAAHKDILVETQQEKLIENFKKDLKESRIQTLKSFEEEFNKYQEAIDKINAVDNTDNTKLLEESNIQEVLDFIENTIRPQAAEAKEYAIKKDLKGICDILVKEYETIIGVYDSLCEILKEAETDILDAFENIHKTYSKELFTIYNSLESIMEKMAHETFKNIKKQKAYRYEEKGGFLNKDSFEKIEYETYWIDSDNVYKNLFYDDQTIDKMFKRAIKQLKEVELASDEAFRNVYREIKQRIHRWQEPYELIKKHREIASDSEFSTTRHFAAKVYENVLRSFHRAILENISALRKKFAYFNGALSYSYIQTTQATIAHFEQQIAESVALYEKEPARFNVYHPREDEILTKLKANFGFEKIEDFLTSKRNYLYKIIQYSKNQYLEINEDRIEFVSSKKANYLNKIEDLKSIKGEI
- a CDS encoding dynamin family protein, which codes for MGLANDYFLLYHGKHIEQTTTFGTIDNKSQDDFFDITALVLCATRKDYEKYISLDSFNELVAKVTNKEVKTLDDIYQLQHCLLDSLKVDTKNVHLEKLHRAFEYLKDENIIEKSSCKILISLFDPEELTVNKEIDNLDDSSEKEKIPFKEAKSILENTIGDLKKLFKTDDFINELSGTQDYLGNQKFSIGITGVMNAGKSTMLNALMGQEILGSAVVPETANLTIVKHGKPEANVFYWNKNEWDRIESSAQQIESIADFVKETKSIFKDELDNLIKEESVSEKVDINNLAKFTSAEASGKKCNLVKYVELKSDLDFLKEGIEIVDTPGLDDPVIQREEITKEYLSQCDLMLHLMNVSQSATLKDVEFIIDALLYQNVTKLLVVITRADTVSKEQLEEVINYTKTSIENQLRAQNKDSKLDYILNSIKFIPISGKMALLHRTGRAQEAIDAGYNIEDTGILEIENYLHETLFGTGSNKSELIIKSAKSQVQKTIEKEIKSFNYELVLLSKSKEELEADLEEFNQKKDTNKRIFTSLKEDISLYKNDAKSYLETLETFLNTELIELQNVIRQRVYNDVKYSFEKTKKRPPSSRVKTIVETAIKDGIIDIIRDYRYKFIKKSQSIGEVCEQKYQDLGFVIGHKNDNFDARGFFQDDFKAGFLTSSNEVLVSKITNEVSKSKANKLNDLNSSIESFIKEEFSSIETNILHKAKDVSQTLIENFFAQIEEPLKVFEHKLKKDEKSLQDRIANFEENEANKDELTIEIHKKIKKLDAINKGLK